Proteins from one Erysipelothrix larvae genomic window:
- a CDS encoding nucleotide sugar dehydrogenase — translation MINIIGLGYIGLPTALMFSKSGIEVVGTDLNEKLVSCLSKGELTFEENGLQDLFSQAVENGITFTTEYQKTDTYIIAVPTPYMSSSKKLDAKYVISAVNRVLDVCEPGSIIIVESTVSPGSIDKYIRPEIEKRGIVIGKDVHLVHAPERIIPGNMIYELEYNSRTVGADNITIGEKVKILYKSFCKSEIVVTDIRSAEMSKVVENTYRDINIAFANELAKICRADGMNVYEIIKIANKHPRVNILQPGPGVGGHCISVDPWFLVGDYPDLTNLILAARKINDSMPTYVLGRIRDIMREHGISDISKIGIYGLAYKENVDDTRESPTLQLLEQMNDHLAFGVKVYDPFISERIVEHQFLNFEDFISEVEILVIITAHDHIKENMSLVKDKLILDTKNICNFDGVYKL, via the coding sequence ATGATAAATATTATTGGACTTGGTTATATTGGTCTTCCCACAGCGCTAATGTTCTCCAAGAGTGGAATCGAAGTTGTTGGAACAGATCTTAATGAGAAATTAGTGAGTTGTCTCTCAAAGGGGGAGTTAACATTTGAAGAAAATGGATTACAAGATTTATTTAGTCAAGCAGTTGAAAATGGTATTACGTTTACTACTGAATATCAAAAAACAGATACCTACATAATCGCGGTTCCCACTCCTTATATGAGTTCAAGCAAGAAGTTAGATGCAAAATATGTAATCTCTGCAGTAAATAGAGTTCTTGATGTATGTGAACCTGGTTCGATTATAATAGTTGAATCAACGGTATCACCAGGATCAATTGATAAATATATTAGACCTGAAATAGAAAAAAGAGGTATTGTTATTGGAAAAGATGTACATCTTGTACATGCACCGGAGAGAATAATACCAGGAAATATGATTTACGAGCTAGAGTACAATTCACGAACTGTCGGTGCAGATAATATCACTATTGGTGAAAAAGTAAAAATATTGTACAAAAGTTTCTGTAAATCTGAGATTGTGGTAACAGACATTAGGTCAGCTGAAATGTCAAAGGTAGTTGAGAATACATATAGAGATATCAATATTGCTTTTGCTAATGAATTGGCTAAGATTTGTAGAGCTGATGGTATGAATGTTTACGAAATAATAAAAATAGCAAACAAGCATCCAAGAGTTAATATACTCCAACCTGGTCCGGGCGTAGGCGGTCATTGTATTTCAGTAGATCCTTGGTTCTTAGTGGGAGATTATCCTGACCTTACAAACTTAATATTAGCTGCAAGAAAAATTAATGATTCAATGCCAACCTATGTGCTTGGAAGAATTAGGGACATTATGAGAGAACACGGTATTTCAGACATATCAAAAATAGGAATATATGGTCTTGCTTATAAGGAAAATGTGGACGACACTAGAGAAAGTCCCACACTTCAACTACTAGAACAAATGAATGACCACTTAGCTTTTGGTGTTAAAGTATATGATCCATTTATTAGCGAAAGAATAGTCGAACATCAATTCTTGAACTTCGAAGACTTTATTAGTGAAGTTGAAATTTTGGTTATTATTACTGCACATGACCACATCAAAGAAAATATGAGTTTAGTGAAGGATAAGTTAATTCTAGACACGAAGAATATATGTAATTTTGATGGTG
- a CDS encoding heparinase II/III domain-containing protein has product MMKLIPFSEILFERKAKAKVKRLDLFKFNVPAISKFLDSITLSSQNEIINIADKAIEGVIYGFSSSDLAFGNPINWHLNPLTGYENRRDVKWYQIPDFDKKVGDIKVIWEASRFTHFLYFARAYILTKNDKYYEAFSSQLDSWLRDNPYSYGSNYKCGQEATLRMTNVLIVYAIFNEFNLISVRDKENIANLVENSYKKVLSNFFYAHKCIKNNHTFTEIFGLIVGSWCCENYSKLKSSYKLMDKEIVNQFLKDGGFSQYSFNYHRFTLQILEVLLKVSNTTGIQIKEVDRIKKSVLLLYQVTNIKGDVPNYGSNDGALIFPLSSCKYRDFRPVLNTVYSQISGKRLFEKGEYDEELLWFGDTLDLPVDINEYKSIAYDDIGIYVLRSKQSYLMTCLQDYKSRPAHMDQLHIDLWHKDINVLCDCGTYSYASDLSNTLSSTISHNTVKIPGVEQMNKKGTFLVTDWSQRENVFFCDSKFQGKMVSKNGYKHERIIEINENGYFVEDWITGTTGTCDIIFNTPCDVEINEDGFDLIIDGQLIVSIKIQGTISIEESYRSLHYLKKEKINKVLVSKKITKKICNSKFSIILH; this is encoded by the coding sequence ATGATGAAGCTAATACCTTTTTCTGAAATACTATTCGAAAGAAAAGCAAAAGCAAAAGTAAAAAGATTGGATTTATTTAAATTTAATGTTCCTGCTATATCAAAGTTTCTTGATTCTATTACCCTTTCCTCGCAAAATGAGATAATCAACATTGCAGACAAAGCAATAGAAGGAGTTATATATGGTTTTTCATCGTCTGACTTAGCTTTTGGAAACCCTATAAATTGGCACTTAAATCCATTGACGGGATATGAAAATAGACGGGATGTGAAGTGGTACCAGATACCTGATTTTGACAAAAAGGTTGGAGATATTAAAGTTATTTGGGAAGCATCAAGATTCACTCACTTTCTTTATTTTGCAAGGGCTTATATTCTAACAAAGAATGACAAATATTATGAAGCTTTTTCTAGTCAACTTGATAGTTGGCTAAGAGACAATCCTTATTCATATGGTTCAAATTATAAATGCGGACAAGAAGCTACCTTACGAATGACAAATGTATTAATAGTTTACGCTATTTTTAACGAATTTAACTTAATATCAGTCAGAGATAAGGAGAATATTGCAAATCTTGTTGAAAATAGTTACAAAAAGGTTTTATCAAATTTCTTTTATGCTCACAAATGTATTAAAAATAATCATACCTTTACAGAGATTTTTGGTTTAATTGTTGGTTCTTGGTGTTGTGAAAATTATAGTAAGCTTAAGTCATCATATAAATTGATGGATAAGGAGATTGTAAATCAATTCTTAAAGGATGGGGGTTTTTCTCAATACTCGTTTAACTATCATCGATTTACCCTACAAATATTGGAAGTATTACTAAAGGTGAGCAATACAACAGGGATTCAAATCAAGGAAGTAGACAGAATTAAGAAAAGTGTACTACTGCTATATCAAGTTACTAACATCAAAGGAGATGTTCCAAACTATGGCTCAAATGACGGAGCGTTAATATTTCCATTATCATCATGCAAATATAGAGATTTTAGGCCCGTATTAAACACGGTTTATTCACAGATATCAGGGAAACGCTTATTTGAAAAAGGAGAATATGATGAGGAATTATTGTGGTTTGGAGATACACTAGATTTACCTGTAGATATCAATGAATATAAAAGTATAGCATATGATGACATAGGTATATATGTATTAAGAAGTAAACAGAGTTATTTAATGACATGCTTGCAAGATTATAAATCCAGACCCGCTCATATGGATCAACTACATATAGATTTATGGCACAAGGATATAAATGTTTTATGTGATTGTGGAACTTATTCTTATGCAAGTGATTTGAGCAATACGTTATCATCAACCATCAGTCATAATACTGTGAAAATACCTGGAGTAGAACAAATGAATAAAAAAGGAACATTTCTAGTTACGGATTGGTCTCAAAGAGAAAATGTGTTTTTTTGCGATTCGAAGTTTCAGGGAAAGATGGTATCAAAGAATGGTTATAAGCATGAAAGAATTATCGAAATTAATGAAAATGGTTATTTCGTGGAGGATTGGATTACCGGAACTACAGGGACTTGTGATATTATTTTCAATACTCCGTGTGATGTAGAGATAAATGAAGATGGCTTTGATTTAATAATAGATGGACAATTAATTGTTTCGATAAAAATTCAAGGTACTATTTCAATTGAAGAATCATATAGGAGTCTTCACTATTTAAAAAAAGAAAAAATTAATAAGGTGCTCGTATCAAAAAAAATAACAAAAAAAATATGTAATTCGAAATTTAGTATAATTTTACACTAA
- a CDS encoding glycosyltransferase family 4 protein, which yields MEEVVNSKKVWMFHHYATPPTMSGLTRPYEFSMKLTEVGYNSTIFSASHLHYTGENLIQNGDLSLAHNEAAVPFVFIKTYSSNGNGIKRVFNMISYYINLIRVTKQLIKDNDKPDIIIASSPHPLTMLAGLKVAKKAGIPCICEVRDFWPEVFFQGGRLKKESFIGKILLRGERWIYKKSDALIFLKEGDVSYITENGWATSQGGDIDVNKCYYINNGVDHKSFSENIIKNDYDDEDLNSNKFNVIYAGAIRPVNNVGNIIDAAKLLTNYDDIQFLIYGDGNELEFLRNRVLNEDINNVKLKGYVDKKYVSSILSKSSVNVLNYSQSKYNWSRGNSSNKLFEYMASGKPIISTVKMGYSPIDKYDCGLTLETDTPQALADGIVEIYSMPRERYIEMSNNAQKGSRDFDYEELTKKLISVMERELI from the coding sequence ATGGAAGAAGTAGTAAATAGTAAAAAAGTGTGGATGTTTCATCATTATGCAACTCCTCCAACAATGAGTGGACTTACTAGACCTTACGAGTTTTCTATGAAACTAACAGAGGTTGGATACAACTCTACAATATTTTCCGCATCACATTTACATTATACGGGAGAGAATTTAATTCAGAATGGAGATTTATCTTTAGCTCATAATGAAGCTGCAGTTCCTTTTGTATTTATAAAGACATATTCTTCAAATGGTAATGGTATAAAAAGAGTGTTTAACATGATTTCATACTATATAAATTTGATAAGAGTTACAAAACAACTCATAAAGGATAATGATAAACCTGACATCATAATTGCTTCCTCACCGCATCCCTTAACGATGTTGGCTGGGCTTAAAGTTGCAAAAAAGGCTGGTATTCCATGTATATGTGAAGTTAGAGACTTTTGGCCAGAGGTTTTCTTTCAAGGAGGAAGACTGAAAAAAGAGAGTTTTATTGGAAAAATATTACTAAGAGGAGAACGTTGGATCTATAAAAAATCTGACGCCTTGATCTTCCTTAAGGAAGGAGATGTCTCTTATATCACTGAAAATGGATGGGCAACTTCACAGGGTGGAGATATAGACGTAAATAAATGCTATTACATTAATAATGGAGTTGATCATAAAAGCTTTTCAGAAAATATAATAAAAAATGACTATGATGATGAAGATCTCAATAGTAATAAATTTAATGTTATATATGCTGGAGCGATCAGACCAGTGAACAATGTAGGAAATATAATTGATGCAGCTAAGTTATTGACTAATTATGATGATATTCAGTTTCTTATTTACGGAGATGGAAATGAATTAGAATTTCTCCGTAATCGTGTTCTAAACGAAGATATTAATAACGTTAAACTTAAAGGTTACGTTGATAAAAAATATGTGTCAAGTATATTGAGTAAGTCTTCGGTGAATGTCCTAAATTATTCACAGAGTAAATATAATTGGTCAAGAGGAAATAGCTCTAACAAATTATTCGAATACATGGCTTCAGGTAAACCAATAATATCAACTGTAAAAATGGGGTATTCTCCGATAGACAAATATGATTGTGGACTAACTTTAGAAACAGATACGCCGCAGGCACTTGCAGATGGAATTGTCGAAATTTATAGCATGCCAAGGGAGAGATATATAGAAATGAGTAATAATGCTCAAAAGGGATCCAGAGACTTTGATTATGAAGAACTTACAAAGAAATTAATTTCGGTTATGGAGCGTGAGTTAATATGA
- a CDS encoding sugar transferase, with amino-acid sequence MNRINTVLESEYIEQDYTTNDLLESIDAICSEECKTSFYLSARRILDLVLSLVVSVPIAIVVLITGIFVKLDSKGPILFKQERAGKNGKAFTIYKIRTMSHAPLDETRDMVWTEKDDCRITKVGKVIRKVRLDELPQIINVIKGDMSFVGPRPETVVLTEKFNESIPDFNKRLMVQPGITGLAQVNGGYDLSAEEKIVFDLQYIENVCFWEDIKILFATVKVIFMREGAR; translated from the coding sequence ATGAATAGAATTAACACTGTTTTAGAAAGTGAATATATTGAACAAGACTATACCACTAATGATTTATTAGAATCTATTGATGCTATTTGTAGCGAAGAATGTAAAACGTCATTTTACCTATCAGCAAGAAGAATATTGGATTTAGTATTATCATTAGTGGTTTCAGTTCCAATCGCTATAGTTGTTCTTATTACTGGTATTTTTGTTAAGTTGGATTCAAAAGGTCCAATTCTATTCAAGCAAGAAAGAGCAGGGAAAAATGGGAAAGCATTTACTATCTATAAAATTCGAACAATGTCACACGCACCTTTAGACGAAACAAGAGATATGGTGTGGACTGAAAAAGATGATTGTCGAATTACAAAAGTTGGAAAAGTTATTAGAAAAGTAAGACTCGATGAGTTACCACAAATAATTAACGTAATTAAGGGAGATATGAGTTTTGTAGGACCACGCCCAGAAACTGTTGTACTAACAGAGAAGTTTAATGAGTCGATTCCTGATTTCAATAAAAGACTTATGGTTCAACCAGGAATTACTGGACTTGCCCAAGTGAATGGTGGTTATGATCTGAGTGCAGAGGAAAAAATAGTGTTTGACCTACAGTATATTGAAAATGTATGTTTCTGGGAAGATATTAAAATACTATTTGCAACAGTGAAAGTGATATTCATGAGAGAAGGCGCAAGATAA
- a CDS encoding tyrosine-protein phosphatase, with protein sequence MIDLHTHILFGIDDGAKDLEESLALLDLQIEQGVHTVVLTPHYNPLTQELNEFLKIRDENYIELNNAIKKTSRQIRILKGAEVYYSSKLIEMDLSELVIENTDYILIEFPTTTMPSNIKGQLSEIQVMGYIPIVAHFERYDFFRENLQLPVDLINQGVLMQVNAESVLDKTYSNFIKASAKHNWIHIIGSDTHNLNERIPNIKSAMSKYDKMSKLGESTRILNNSKNVVNNEYVNYLGPTYMRKIFGYYF encoded by the coding sequence ATGATTGATTTACATACACATATACTATTTGGTATCGATGATGGTGCAAAGGATCTTGAAGAGTCACTTGCTTTACTTGATTTGCAAATTGAACAGGGAGTTCACACAGTTGTGCTAACTCCTCACTATAATCCTTTGACGCAAGAACTCAACGAATTTCTAAAGATACGCGATGAAAATTATATAGAACTAAATAATGCTATTAAGAAAACTAGTCGACAGATTAGGATACTAAAAGGTGCAGAAGTATATTATTCATCAAAATTAATTGAGATGGATTTAAGTGAACTGGTTATCGAAAATACAGACTATATCCTAATTGAATTCCCGACAACGACAATGCCTAGTAATATAAAAGGTCAATTAAGTGAAATTCAAGTTATGGGGTACATCCCCATAGTCGCACATTTCGAAAGGTATGACTTTTTTAGGGAAAATTTACAATTGCCGGTTGATCTAATCAATCAAGGAGTATTGATGCAAGTGAATGCAGAATCAGTACTTGATAAAACATATAGTAATTTCATCAAAGCAAGTGCAAAACATAATTGGATACACATAATAGGATCAGATACACATAATCTAAACGAAAGAATACCAAATATAAAGTCTGCAATGAGTAAGTATGACAAAATGTCAAAACTTGGTGAAAGTACAAGGATTCTCAACAACTCAAAAAATGTTGTTAATAACGAGTATGTCAATTATCTAGGTCCAACTTATATGAGGAAGATATTTGGATATTATTTTTAA
- a CDS encoding CpsD/CapB family tyrosine-protein kinase yields MSKKKRKSSRVHPTQTDIIDPKSPFQFIEGYRSLRTNLGFTTFNGEVKTILVTSALMGDGKSSVSINLARIMSMSGKKVLLIDGDMRSPSIHKYLKIRSKVKEGFSSVIAGRTTVNEAIYSFPALEIDVMLSGPIPPNASELLSHEHTKKVLDELRGKYDMVIVDTPPAGIVTDAVVLSNYVDGVLFVVKQNYAEKEVVKGTLKAFSGTESKILGVVMNDYSISKNLSRYRSYEYRYGYGYGYGYGYGHGAGDDSEQ; encoded by the coding sequence ATGAGTAAGAAAAAAAGAAAGTCTTCACGAGTACATCCTACACAAACGGATATCATCGATCCAAAATCACCGTTTCAATTTATTGAAGGGTATCGTTCCTTAAGAACAAACTTAGGCTTTACCACATTTAATGGTGAAGTAAAAACAATACTAGTGACGAGTGCACTGATGGGTGATGGGAAAAGCTCAGTATCTATTAACTTAGCACGTATTATGTCTATGTCCGGTAAGAAAGTGTTACTCATCGATGGTGATATGCGTTCTCCTTCGATTCATAAATACTTAAAAATTAGAAGCAAAGTCAAAGAAGGATTCTCATCTGTTATCGCAGGTAGAACCACAGTCAACGAAGCAATTTATTCGTTTCCTGCACTTGAAATTGATGTCATGCTCTCAGGTCCGATTCCACCCAATGCTTCGGAATTGCTATCTCATGAACACACTAAAAAAGTTCTCGATGAACTTCGCGGAAAATATGACATGGTTATTGTGGATACACCACCAGCAGGAATCGTAACCGATGCCGTTGTATTGTCAAACTATGTTGATGGTGTGCTCTTTGTGGTTAAGCAGAACTATGCTGAGAAAGAAGTCGTAAAAGGCACACTCAAAGCATTCAGTGGTACTGAATCAAAGATCTTGGGAGTAGTTATGAATGACTATAGTATCTCAAAGAATCTATCACGTTATCGCAGCTATGAATACCGTTATGGTTACGGTTACGGTTATGGCTATGGTTATGGACACGGAGCTGGAGATGACTCTGAACAATGA
- a CDS encoding YveK family protein — translation MNQNNNVEFIQEDEISIRELYEIFKPYLLMIVAVGIVFSMVGYLGTKFLIAPMYQSTATLIVNNRRDTSDDSITNDEITSAKNLATVYSIIIKSDAVMGPVVENTNTGITTSQLAKNVSVSAVDSTQVIRVSVKDEDPLLAQKFVNEIVKVAPDIIIDMVEAGSVRVVSLPQVPTSPVSPNTLMNAMIAGILGIMLSAGIVLVRHLMDRTFRSPDDIERYLGVPVIGIIPNIQEVSRGGK, via the coding sequence GTGAACCAAAATAACAACGTTGAATTTATACAAGAGGATGAAATAAGCATCCGTGAACTCTATGAAATATTCAAACCTTACTTATTAATGATTGTGGCAGTAGGGATTGTGTTTTCAATGGTCGGCTACTTAGGGACAAAGTTTCTAATTGCACCAATGTATCAAAGCACAGCTACGCTTATTGTAAATAATCGAAGAGATACAAGTGATGATTCCATCACCAATGATGAAATCACGTCTGCGAAAAACCTTGCAACTGTATACAGTATCATTATCAAAAGTGATGCGGTAATGGGGCCAGTGGTTGAGAATACTAATACAGGAATTACTACATCTCAACTGGCAAAAAATGTTTCCGTATCAGCAGTAGATAGCACACAAGTAATTCGTGTCTCAGTCAAAGATGAAGACCCACTATTAGCACAGAAATTTGTTAATGAAATTGTGAAAGTAGCACCGGATATTATTATAGACATGGTTGAAGCAGGGTCTGTGCGGGTTGTTTCACTTCCACAAGTTCCAACATCACCAGTTTCCCCAAATACACTCATGAATGCAATGATTGCGGGCATACTTGGAATTATGTTGTCTGCAGGAATTGTTTTAGTTAGACATTTAATGGATCGTACATTTAGATCCCCAGATGATATTGAGCGATACTTAGGTGTTCCTGTTATTGGAATCATTCCAAATATTCAAGAAGTTAGTAGAGGTGGAAAATAA
- a CDS encoding DUF6431 domain-containing protein: MITVFSNTFNNKQFSQKEYYKFLNSINPKTIPCPCCSKTDTLIRYGYYPKTIITGRLTIVVEIARFFCNQCKRTHAIIPSNLLPYFQLSVPTIEIILTHELDSTLLTDIDESTYIRIKIRFNDYESVRHLSYLERLNYFILSTKRNIYHSAITSPT, encoded by the coding sequence ATGATAACAGTTTTCTCAAACACATTCAATAATAAACAGTTTTCTCAAAAGGAATATTACAAATTTCTCAATTCAATTAATCCAAAAACAATACCTTGTCCGTGCTGTTCAAAAACAGATACACTGATTCGTTATGGATACTATCCGAAAACCATAATTACTGGGCGATTAACCATTGTCGTAGAAATCGCACGTTTCTTTTGTAATCAATGTAAGAGAACTCATGCAATAATACCAAGTAACTTACTTCCCTATTTTCAACTGTCTGTACCCACAATTGAAATAATATTAACCCATGAACTTGATAGCACGCTTTTAACTGATATTGATGAATCAACATATATTCGGATAAAAATACGTTTTAACGATTATGAATCGGTGAGACATTTAAGTTATTTGGAACGATTGAATTACTTCATATTATCCACAAAACGGAATATCTATCATTCCGCCATTACTTCACCAACATGA
- a CDS encoding ISL3 family transposase, with the protein MNANATLLSNEKILELFNLEHHQVQKIDIKGQSDALNVYITLQVEEQTCPICESKTSTIKDYSEKKLLHSLVTHIPCYIRYRARRYKCTTCNKCFFEHNPFAYRNMKITQLTVYNVLNDLKSPHETFTTVANRYRLSPTTVSSIFDSHVSVSRQKLPAYLLIDECYAYHSDRSDYVCVLIDAMTKNIVDILPSRKKQDLVAYFSQIPLEERKGVLGIGIDMWYSYRVVAKQFLPNAFISVDRFHVYSDLMKRIDSIRVDTMKKLKPPKNWKQTEDKVKRQEYYKRDQQYYLLKKFNWLLYKNPKATTTVKDKKYNIFDPNVPKQRNKKLGKFLNLYDIIDLILQTSNGLEDAYNMKFLLDQFFNESKAENAHENLNTLIRVMAQSRVASIVDFSRTLGKWKNEIVATFNKVEKCTKVTNKKTGETHYEVSITHINSALIENRNRIIKQIKNNASGYRNWERFRNRVLYVLNEDATYRINPIIKTTYDKGLS; encoded by the coding sequence ATGAACGCTAATGCCACTCTTTTAAGTAACGAAAAAATTCTTGAATTATTTAACTTAGAACACCATCAAGTCCAGAAGATTGATATCAAAGGTCAAAGTGACGCATTGAATGTGTACATTACGCTTCAGGTAGAGGAACAAACATGCCCAATTTGTGAAAGCAAAACATCCACAATCAAAGATTATTCTGAAAAGAAGCTTCTCCACTCACTGGTAACACATATACCCTGTTACATTCGTTACCGTGCACGACGTTATAAATGCACAACGTGTAATAAATGCTTTTTTGAACACAATCCATTTGCGTATCGAAATATGAAGATTACTCAGCTGACCGTATATAATGTCCTGAATGATCTTAAATCGCCACATGAAACGTTTACCACAGTTGCCAATAGATATCGGTTATCTCCCACTACAGTATCATCTATTTTCGATTCCCACGTTTCTGTCTCCAGACAAAAACTACCCGCTTATCTGCTTATTGATGAATGTTATGCGTACCACAGTGATCGCAGTGATTATGTATGCGTTCTTATTGATGCAATGACAAAGAATATCGTAGATATATTACCGTCCCGTAAGAAACAAGACTTAGTCGCGTATTTTAGCCAAATCCCCCTTGAAGAACGCAAAGGAGTCTTAGGTATTGGAATCGACATGTGGTATAGCTATAGAGTCGTCGCAAAACAATTCCTTCCAAACGCGTTTATCAGTGTTGATCGTTTTCATGTTTATAGTGATTTAATGAAACGTATCGACTCTATTAGGGTAGACACTATGAAGAAACTAAAACCTCCTAAGAACTGGAAGCAAACAGAAGATAAAGTCAAAAGACAAGAATATTATAAGCGTGACCAGCAATACTATCTGCTTAAAAAGTTCAACTGGTTACTCTATAAAAACCCCAAAGCAACAACCACAGTTAAAGATAAGAAATACAATATATTTGATCCAAATGTACCGAAACAACGCAATAAGAAATTGGGAAAGTTTCTAAACCTTTACGACATAATAGACCTAATTCTTCAAACGAGCAATGGCCTTGAAGATGCATATAACATGAAGTTCTTACTCGATCAATTCTTCAATGAATCAAAAGCTGAGAATGCACACGAGAATCTGAACACACTCATCAGAGTGATGGCTCAGAGTAGAGTTGCATCAATCGTTGATTTTAGCCGAACTTTAGGAAAGTGGAAAAATGAAATTGTCGCAACTTTCAATAAAGTAGAAAAATGCACAAAGGTCACAAATAAGAAAACAGGAGAAACCCATTATGAAGTTTCCATAACACACATAAACAGTGCGTTGATTGAGAATCGAAATCGCATAATCAAGCAAATAAAAAACAATGCAAGTGGCTATCGTAATTGGGAGCGGTTTAGGAATCGTGTGTTGTATGTGCTTAATGAAGACGCAACATATCGAATTAACCCAATAATTAAAACAACCTATGACAAAGGACTCTCTTAA
- a CDS encoding class D sortase, with translation MNKKHKKLLAYIYVPITFTFLSYLVLGVLLSPFFEIVTSVAGMVAINQNVNYGDQTDSVLNLTDIHDGFIELKDLTLPNYGEHYAQLVIDRIELETPLYYGDDYALLRKGAGQYIGSVFPGFKGTTLIAGHNTRGLRPIRNAEVGDIVNLQTSYGNYEYKIYDIQLVHESEYALYLDLSQTKKDIIVMYTCYPFDGLVGLAKQRLFVYAEKVKGPTIIDGGVNE, from the coding sequence ATGAATAAAAAACACAAGAAGTTATTGGCATATATCTATGTGCCAATAACTTTCACTTTTTTGAGCTACCTAGTACTTGGCGTACTCCTTTCACCATTCTTTGAAATTGTCACATCTGTTGCTGGAATGGTTGCGATAAATCAAAATGTAAATTATGGAGATCAAACTGATTCTGTTTTAAATCTCACCGATATACATGATGGGTTTATTGAGCTCAAAGATCTTACTTTACCGAACTATGGTGAACACTATGCACAACTGGTTATTGATCGCATTGAACTTGAAACACCTTTATACTATGGTGATGACTATGCACTTTTAAGAAAAGGCGCAGGTCAATATATTGGAAGTGTATTCCCTGGGTTTAAAGGGACAACGCTTATTGCTGGACATAATACACGAGGACTTAGGCCAATTCGAAATGCAGAAGTGGGCGATATTGTAAATCTACAAACAAGTTATGGAAATTACGAGTACAAAATATACGATATACAGTTGGTTCATGAAAGTGAATATGCATTATACCTAGACCTGTCACAGACTAAGAAGGATATCATTGTTATGTATACATGTTATCCATTTGATGGGCTTGTTGGACTGGCGAAACAACGTTTGTTTGTGTATGCAGAGAAAGTAAAAGGTCCAACGATTATAGATGGAGGCGTGAATGAATAA
- a CDS encoding DUF6431 domain-containing protein — protein sequence MITVFSNTFNNKQFSQKEYYKFINSINPKTIPCPCCSKTDTLIRYGYYPKTIITGRLTIVVEIARFFCNQCKRTHAIIPSNLLPYFQLSVPTIEIILTHELDSTLLTDIDESTYIRIKIRFNDYESVRHLSYLERLNYFILSTKRNIYHSAITSPT from the coding sequence ATGATAACAGTTTTCTCAAACACATTCAATAATAAACAGTTTTCTCAAAAGGAATATTACAAATTTATCAATTCAATTAATCCAAAAACAATACCTTGTCCGTGCTGTTCAAAAACAGATACACTGATTCGTTATGGATACTATCCGAAAACCATAATTACTGGGCGATTAACCATTGTCGTAGAAATCGCACGTTTCTTTTGTAATCAATGTAAGAGAACTCATGCAATAATACCAAGTAACTTACTTCCCTATTTTCAACTGTCTGTACCCACAATTGAAATAATATTAACCCATGAACTTGATAGCACGCTTTTAACTGATATTGATGAATCAACATATATTCGGATAAAAATACGTTTTAACGATTATGAATCGGTGAGACATTTAAGTTATTTGGAACGATTGAATTACTTCATATTATCCACAAAACGGAATATCTATCATTCCGCCATTACTTCACCAACATGA